Within the Thermosynechococcaceae cyanobacterium Okahandja genome, the region GAAACCTTTTGCCTAGACTACTCCCTCTTTACGGCGGCGGGCAAAGCGGTAAAAAACACCTATGCGGGAACCCATTGGCAGCAGGAGGCCTATCAAGCCCAAATTGAGGGCGATCGCCAACAGTTAGCGCAGCTAGACTTACCGGTGCGCCGCCTTGAACCCGGGCGTTACCGCACCTATTTTGCCCCGGCAGCGGTGGCGGAACTGGTGGGAATGCTCTCTTGGGGAGCCGTGAGTGAGGCCAGCTATCGCCAAGGGGGCAGTGCTTTGGCGAAGTTGCGCGAGGGAGTCAGCCTTTCGCCCCTGTTTAGCTTGCACGAAGATTTTACGGCGGGAACTGTCCCCCGCTTTAATGCCGAGGGCGATATTGCCCCCTTTTGCCTACCGATCATTGCGAAGGGGGAGTTACAGACATTCTTGATTAGCCGCCGCACAGCACAGGAGTACGGCCTGCAACCTAACGGTGCCAGTGCCCACGAAGGATTGCGATCTCCCTTGGTTCTCCCGGGTACACTGCCAAGCGAGGACTGCTTGCGTGCTCTCGATACCGGCCTATACGTGGGTAATTTGCACTACCTGAACTGGAGCGATCGCCCCAGCGGTCGCCTGACCGGCATGACCCGCTACGCCTGCTTTTGGGTTGAACAGGGGCAGATTGTTGCCCCCATTACTGACCTGCGTTTTGACGATAGCCTCTACACCTTTTGGGGGCAGAACCTCGAAGCCCTAACGGACACACCGGTGTGGATTGCCCATACTGACACCTACGAACGGCGCTCCCTCGGTGGGATGACCGTGCCCGGGATGTTGGTGAGCGAGTTTAACTTTACCCTCTAGGGCTAGTCCGCCGTGGCCAGTTCCGTGCTGCCCCGCTGTTTACGGCGGGTGAGGCTGTTGAACAACAATTGACCAATGGCCTTAATCAAATTCCCTTCCAGTTCTTGGAAGAGTTTCATGTTCAGGCCAAAGGCCGCGTTGGCTTCCGCGACAATGCGATCAGCGGTGGCCTCATCCACGCCAAGTTCATCTAGGCGCTGGCGGTAGAGTTGCTTAAAGGCTTTTTCATCGCTGATGGCCTCAAAGTGGTAAAAGGCAGTGCCTTCGCCATCCTGCAGGTTCATGGCA harbors:
- a CDS encoding TldD/PmbA family protein — translated: MTIDFLTAQHLSHELLAALKPAEALFIEIAGESSQFIRFNRARVRQIGTVTETTVTLRLQTQQRTASTSFPYTGAADLPLAIAHLEALRAETLQLPPDPYLSPPIDTGSIQDTYMGHLLGTDAVVQGLLTPVQALDFTGIYSGGTMVRGSFNSAGQEHWFATETFCLDYSLFTAAGKAVKNTYAGTHWQQEAYQAQIEGDRQQLAQLDLPVRRLEPGRYRTYFAPAAVAELVGMLSWGAVSEASYRQGGSALAKLREGVSLSPLFSLHEDFTAGTVPRFNAEGDIAPFCLPIIAKGELQTFLISRRTAQEYGLQPNGASAHEGLRSPLVLPGTLPSEDCLRALDTGLYVGNLHYLNWSDRPSGRLTGMTRYACFWVEQGQIVAPITDLRFDDSLYTFWGQNLEALTDTPVWIAHTDTYERRSLGGMTVPGMLVSEFNFTL